In Amphiprion ocellaris isolate individual 3 ecotype Okinawa chromosome 2, ASM2253959v1, whole genome shotgun sequence, the genomic stretch CAACAGCATTTCTGCACGCATGTAATAATGTGCATGCAGTAACTGTAAATTTATTTCTTACACAGGTTAAAGAACAGCTGTCCGAAAACTGCAATGTCATCCAAAATGCACAGCTCCAGTAGTATCGCTCAGGCCAGGCGGACGGTGCAGCAGCTGAGGATAGAGGCGAGCATCGAGAGGATAAAGGTGTGTCTGCATTCACAGTCACTCACCACTGCGAGTGtccttttttccagttttctacATGTGTATTAAGGTAGATCACTGTGTGGACTGTTTCCTTTGCAGGTGTCCAAGGCTTCGTCAGACCTGATGCGCTACTGTGGAGAACATGCCAAGAATGATCCGCTGCTCATGGGTATCCCAGCTTCAGAAAACCCTTTCAAAGACAAGAAGCCTTGCACTGTTTTGTAGAGAAACACCTGAACTCTTGCTGCTTTCGATTTGGATTCTAATGTGTAAAAGCGCTGATAGTAATGCTGTTCACGACTTGCCTTAAGGCCA encodes the following:
- the gng12b gene encoding guanine nucleotide-binding protein G(I)/G(S)/G(O) subunit gamma-12, with protein sequence MSSKMHSSSSIAQARRTVQQLRIEASIERIKVSKASSDLMRYCGEHAKNDPLLMGIPASENPFKDKKPCTVL